TCCTGCGAACAGACCGGCAGTGTAGGCACAAGCATGAAGAACTTTAAAATGTTCTTCTAACAAGTTATATCATGGGCAAATTGTTCATCTACAGCAGCATTGACACAATTCTATAACAAACTGGTCTCGAGCTGGTAGAAAGAACCGGCGTGTGGGATGGCAGATTGGATTAAGAGGAAACGGAGAGGGCAAGAACATCATTATTCTGTCTGTAGTGAATGTAGGCGTGGTTTATTATGGGAAAGACACAACCCACACACTTTTCATTACCTGTAAGGTAAAGTCACAGGTGcgctcactctcgctctctcgctctctctctcgctctctcgctctctctctcgcgcgcgcacGTCAGGAGTTACAGATCACATGTTCTTCATTATTCACACAGAAATCGAGGCTTTATCTCCACACACATCTAATCTAAATCTGTCAGGGCCAGTCACATTTACCCAGGCTATGAATCTCCTCGCTTAATGACTTGCCCTTAAAATGCAACTGAAGTATTATTGACTCACTTGGAAATGCGGTCAGTGCTAAAATTAGTCTGCTAGTACGAACTCCAGCGTCTGATCCTGGAGCTGAGCTCATgcataaaattgttttaaagCCGGTTAATCTCTCAGTCAACAATTAATCCATGAAACCCAGTTGTTTTCAAAATGCATGTGAAAAAATCTCCCTGCTCCTCCAGGCCTCATAATCTCTCTTTAGAGCCGTGGCAGCATTAAAAAGGCttaatttttacatttccattgGACGAGACGTGTTGACGGAGCGTTTCGGTTTGTGGAGAGACACGCTCTTCAAGCGCACATCAGGACAAATTTATTCGCAGCTTGTTTGGCGGATGAAACAGAGTGACTCATGACGAGCAATAATAACTTAAGCCTCGTGAATAATCTTACGACTGTCCCAGATTAGGGCTGCGCTGTGGAACGCGCAGAGCCGAGCCGCGACGCTGTTTCGTCCACTGCTCGAAGGAGAGAGCGCAATCCAGCACGCAGAAGCAGTTACAGCCATGATATGATGTGGACTACTCCGTTTGAAATGGAtcattttctcatttaaacTCGATTTGAAAAGATTGTAATGGAGAGCGGAAATCCAGAGATGACCTTCAGCTGAAATTAAACAAACTGCATTTGACTGCGTGTCCAATTGGGCTGATATTTGCGAGCGGTTCTTGCCGTCGCGGTTTCATAACAAGTCATAAGCAATTCATCTCTTTTGTGAATGATTGCTTTCTGAAAGTAAATGGCTTTTGCTGGTCCTTTTCCTTCTCTTACATTTTGGCCTTGTTTATCGCCGCTAACACACATTTTTTAAGGAAGACTAAACTAAAAGGGTCTTGTGAAAAAGCTTCGCAGCCTGCTTAATTAGCGTAATGCACTTCTCAGGATGTCCTTTACTGGGTGTAAATTTTGTCTGATGTAAATCTTTGGCATCGACGACTTCTCGATGCAGTAATGGCCTCCACTgagtgaatattttttaaacgatGTGTTATATCTCATTCTCAGGTGCATGTGAGTGATGTAAGCTACAACACTTCATTGCTTAGCATTTAGGTGGAGAGGGAAGCCATGACACTAGTAGTTTCTTCATATACACACGTGAAATGGAAATGAGACTTACAGTACCATTCCTCCAGgtttaagaggaaaaaaacacgaATTTTGTGAATAAATAACCTTTAGaaaggacaaaaacaaacactacaAGATTTGTTGACTGTCCTCAGAACAGCGATGATAACCAGCAGATATCTGGAGTTATTTTGTAAATGGGATTATTAGGTTATCGTATTTGTAGGCAggatttttaatgtgtgtggtGATATTTTGACGCCAGCCCGAGAAAGATAAGCTTTATTCTCCTTGTAAATCAGGTTTTAGGGCATTTTCAGCAGATAATGACGtttgaggagaaaaaaagaagaagaaaaaagtggtGTTATTTTTCTGTACTGCCATCTTTATACATTTCACCACGATACACAGACCGTTAATTGAATGATCTCCCACAgttaaccctttaaatgctcTCATCTGCATTAACTGGAGAGTTATGAGAAGATAATTTGTATTTCATATAGACAAAGATGGATGATAATGGATCAGATTAAACTTCCTGAATTGAAAATAATGTGTTTGGATCTTTCTCCACTTCCTGTCTGGAGCCGCCCTGCTCTGTCTCCGCCCCAATTATCAGCTCCACCTTGGGTTAGTTTATGATGTCATTCTGTCTGGATGTGTTTTCTTGCTTGTATTCAGTCttaatgtttttctgtttatttcgtTTCTTTTGTTGGTTTTCAGTGTTTCACTGCTTGTGTTTTTACTCTTAAAATACATGACCGCACACCGACCCCCGTAATGGATTATCATCTTGACCCTAATCTTGAATGATATAATCTATCATAAAACCTCTTCTGTTCTTTTGGACTAGGTGAAGGCCAATGATGCTGACGTGGGAGATAACGGCGCGGTCACATACATTATCTATCAGCCACCGTCCACTGTGCAGCGCCTCCTCAGCATTGACCGAAACACCGGCATCATCTTCGTCAAAGGTCCAGTTGACCGCGAGGACGTGAGTCTGCTCAAATTCTACGTCCAGGCCAAAGACAACGGCCCACAATCCAAGAGCTCCAAAGTCCTGGTGACCATCACAGTGAAGGACAGGAACGACAACCCACCGCTCATCAGGATCCGCGGATTTGCCCTGGTGGCTCACGAGGATGGGATTGCTAACATTTCTGAGGACATGCCTGTGGGGACTCCAGTGGCTCTTGTGGAAGTGACGGATCGAGACGAGGGTGAAAATGCAGTGGTGACTTGTGTGGTGGCCGGAGATGTACCGTTCCAGCTTCGTTCCGCATCAGACACAGGAAGTCGGAGGAAGTATTTCCTGCAGACCACAACACCACTGGATTATGAACGGGTCAAGGAATACAGGATTGAGATTGTAGCTGTGGATTCAGGGAACCCAGCTCTTTCCAGCACCAACTCGCTAAAGGTCCAAGTCACAGATGTGAATGATAAcgctccggttttctccccgtCTATGTATGAGGTGGACTTTCCAGAGGAGAATCAGCCAGGCGATAAGGTTTTGGATGTAGTGGCCACTGATGCAGACAGTGGCACCAATGCTGAGCTCACATACAGTATTATCTTAGACTCGGCCATCAAGGGACTCTTTGAGATCAACCGTAACACAGGAGAGGTCCGAGTGATGGACCAGTTAGACCGTGAATACAGAGAACGCTATGAGTTTCAGGTTGAAGCATCTGATAAGGGGGTTCCCAGCATGAGGGGAACTGCAACAGTTGTGGTTAATGTACTCGACCGCAATGACAACGATCCCAAGTTCATGCTAGGTGGCTACAGTTTCTCTGTCCTGGAAAACTTGCCTGCACTCAGTCCAGTGGGAATGGTGACGGTCATGGATGTTGACAAAGGTGAAAATGCTCAGGTTCACTTATCGGTAGAACCAGACAATGGCAAGTTTGTGATTCAGAATGGCACATGGACTATTCTCTCGAGAATTTCCTTTGATCGGGAAAAGGAAAGCACCTACACCTTCCGTCTAAAAGCTGTTGATGGAGGTGATCCTCCTCGTTCCTCTTATGTGGGAATTACAATAAATGTCCTAGATGAAAATGATAATGCGCCTTACATCACCAAACCTTCCAACTCCTCATACAAGTTCCTTCCCCCACTGACAAGCCCAGATACACGTGTGGAGAAAGTGGAAGCAGAGGACATTGACACGGGATTGAACGCTGAGTTAGAGTACACCATCATGGGTGGAAACCCTCATGGACTCTTCCGCATTTCTCCAACCGATGGTGAGATTACGCTTGTCAAAGAATTCACTCGGAAGCATAACGGCCTCCACCGCCTGGTGGTAACGGTCAGTGACAAGGGGAAACCTGCCAAGCACACGACGGCGCTGGTCCACATCTTTGTAAACGAGACAATCGGAAACATCACACTGTTGGAATCGCTAGTCGGCCACAGCCTCTACACTCCTCTGGATAGGGACATTGCTGGAGACCCAGAATACTCCGTCCAGCAGAGCAACATCATGTACGGAAGCCTTGCAGGGATTGCCGGGGTCATCCTGGTcattgtggtggtggttgttaTCCGGCACCGTCTGCAGAAGGAAGCCAAAAGTGGATACCAAGCAGGAAAGAAAGAGTCCAAAGATCTTTACACACCCAAGCAAGGAACCAAAAGCAGCAAGAGCAAAAAGAGCAAGAAGGGCAAGGCTCCAAAACCAGCAAAGTCCTTGGAGGAGGACGGGGAGGCAAGTCTTCAGAAAGGCTTGAAATTCAACCTGATGAGTGACAATGATAGTCCCAGGATTCATCTGCCCCTCAATTACCCTCCCGGAAGCCCCGATTTGGGGAGACACTACCGGTCAAACTCCCCTTTGCCCTCCATTCAGCTGCAGCCGCAATCCCCTTCAGCTTCCAAAAAGCACCAGGCTGTTCAGGATCTCCCGGCTGCAAACACCTTCGTAGGGACCGGAGACAGCAATTCCACCGGTTCTGATCAGTATTCGGATTACAGCTACAAGACCAACCCTCAGAAATACAGCACCAAACAGGTAGGAGATCATTTCCAAAGCATGGCAGGGTATCACACCGATATTCTGTGGACTAAGGGGATGTATTAGGGGCTTGGACTGAAATCCAAACCAAAGCTATTGTGAAAAACCTCAAACATGGTGTGCTCCCTGGTCATGTGtcaggactgtttttttttttttatttatgcaaattaaatCTCATTGTCACTTTAGTTTCAATTTAAtgccacttcctgtttcatattttatatctttttttttcttgaaatgaaggaaaaaacactggctttgtttgatttatttttatttgatttgaaaaagtatttccttTGGGTTTTACTGCTTTTTCACTTCTTTAATGATTAAAACTACTCAATCAAGGGGCTCTAAAAGAAGACACAAAGGCGTGAACTAGGGtgaataatgttttaaaaagcacacttacacacacttacacacacacacacacacacacacacacacacacacacacacacacactttgtcttTGAAAAACGACTTTAATTACTTGGTCTTCATTTTGTTGGAGCCAGAGTAAATTGTTTGCATAGATTAATGGCAGGTAATTCCAGCTGCTCTCCTTGCCAGAGTTCTGCTCgtaaccccaacacacacacacacacacacacacacacacacacacacacacacacaataaatgcCGGTCTTCATTAAAACTACATAGGTGAGGTCATTTTATAAGAAGTCTGTAATGGGAAATAGCATCTCCGCCTGCATCACAAGTTGGAGCTATAAACTGTGAATCATGTCTGGTGGGCTGGAGGTGTGCGCTGAGAGCTGGGTAGATGATTTAGCTCAGTATTCACACTGCGTTTGGAAGAGCATGGAGCAGGATGGATCTTCTAAACCAGACATGAAGAAATAAAACGTCACGATATATTACAAGACTGTGGTCTATCAACACTCACCgagtcatgtgtgtgtataagagacAAAATGACACGGTGCCACATTTACACGCAGCTTCAAAGAGCAAGCCAAAAATAAATGCTTGGGCCTCATTAGTGAGCCGGAAagtgaagttttatttatttatttttttatgcacaCTGTACATAATGTTAATACcaagttatttttgttgtttatttctaCGTCGTATCCTCAGTATACAGCTTTAACAGCAGCCAGTGAACACTCACACAGCGTGAAGCACCAGGCCTTAAACACACAGTCCACGTGTGTGTTAGCGTGAATACGTGtgcagagaaaagagagagaaaaaagaggaatGAAGGAAAGTGACAGGTTTAAGGTGAGGATTGTGTGTCTGTACTGAGCATAATGATCTCCTGTCAGATTAAACCACGGGGAGGCCAGAGGGAAAATATGAAGGTAATTGACTATGCACCGCGGGGGTGAGCAGGGTTcattcaccacacacacacacacacacacacacacacacacacacacacacacacacacacacacacacactgtgtgtaatCATGTGCGAGCTGGATGGATTTTAAAACTGCACACATCCCATTTCTGTTCCATTTTTTTCTCATCATGTGATTTATGTTAATTTCACTTCATCAGTTATTCATGacactgtatgtttgtgtgtgtacgtttTTATGTTTCATTAAAAAGTAAGTTctatttcaataaaaatgagttTAAATTCTAATCTGGCTGTGCGTTTGTGGATCTGACTGTAAgcaaacactgaaatgaaatcTTAAGGTACAGTATCTATTccattcttattatttattctttatttatttatttttctcatctCGTCTTTTACATCACTAACACCTTTACACACAATCAAGGCTGTATCCTGCATGGCTCACTGTCCCCTATCCCCTATCACCTATCACCTATCCCCTATCCCCTATCACCTATCCCCTATCACCTATCCCCTATCACCTATCCCCTATCCCCTATTCACTATCCCCTATTCACTATCCCCTATCACCTATCCCCTATCACCTATCCCCTATCCCCTATCACCTATCCCCTATCCCCTATCACCTATCCCCTATCACCTATCCCCTATCCCCTATTCACTATCCCCTATTCACTATCCCCTATCACCTATCACCTATTCACTATCACCTATCCCCTATCACCTATCCCCTATCCCCTATCACCTATCCCCTGTCCCCTATCACCTATCCCCTATCACCTATCACCTATCACCTATTCACTATCCCCTATCACCTATCCCCTATCACCTATCCCCTATCCCCTATCACCTATCCCCTATCCCCTATCACCTATCCCCTATCACCTATCCCCTATCCCCTATTCACTATCCCCTATCACCTATCACCTATTCACTATCACCTATCACCTATCCCCATCACCTATCACCTGTCCCCTATTCACTATCCCCTATCACCTATCACCTATCCCCTATCACCTATCACCTATCACCTATCCCCATCACCTATCACCTGTCCCCTATTCACTATCCCCTATCACCTATCACCTATCCCCTATTCACTATCACCTATCACCTATCCCCATCACCTATCACCTGTCCCCTATTCACTATCCCCTATCACCTATCACCTATCCCCTATTCACTATCCCCTATCACCTATCCCCTATCACCTATCACCTGTCCCCTATCACCTATCCCCTATCACCTATCACCTGTCCCCTATCCCCTATCACCTATCCCCTATCCCCTATCACCTATCCCCTATCACCTATCCCCTATCCCCTATTCACTATCCCCTATTCACTATCCCCTATCACCTATCCCCTATTCACTATCACCTATCACCTATCCCCTATCACCTATCACCTGTCCCCTATTCACTATCCCCTATCCCCTATCACCTATCCCCTATCCCCTATCACCTATCCCCTATCACCTATCCCCTATCCCCTATTCACTATCCCCTATCCCCTATCACCTATCCCCTATTCACTATCACCTATCACCTATCCCCATCACCTATCACCTGTCCCCTATTCACTATCCCCTATCACCTATCACCTATCCCCTATCACCTATCACCTATCCCCATCACCTATCACCTGTCCCCTATTCACTATCCCCTATCACCTATCACCTATCCCCTATCCCCTATCACCTATCACCTATCCCCTATCCCCTATCCCCTATTCACTATCCCCTATTCACTATCCCCTATCCCCTATCACCTATCCCCTATTCACTATCACCTATCACCTATCCCCATCACCTATCACCTGTCCCCTATTCACTATCCCCTATTCACTATCCCCTATCCCCTATTCACTATCACCTATCACCTATCCCCATCACCTATCACCTGTCCCCTATTCACTATCCCCTATCACCTATCACCTATCCCCTATTCACTATCACCTATCACCTATCCCCATCACCTATCACCTGTCCCCTATTCACTATCCCCTATCACCTATCACCTATCACCTATCCCCTATTCACTATCCCCTATCACCTATCCCCTATCACCTATCACCTGTCCCCTATCACCTATCCCCTATCACCTATCACCTGTCCCCTATCCCCTATCACCTATCCCCTATCCCCTATCACCTATCCCCTATCACCTATCCCCTATCCCCTATTCACTATCCCCTATTCACTATCCCCTATCACCTATCCCCTATTCACTATCACCTATCACCTATCCCCTATCACCTATCACCTGTCCCCTATTCACTATCCCCTATCACCTATCCCCTATCCCCTATCACCTATCCCCTATCACCTATCCCCTATCCCCTATTCACTATCCCCTATTCACTATCCCCTATCACCTATCCCCTATTCACTATCACCTATCACCTATCCCCTATCACCTATCACATGTCCCCTATTCACTATCCCCTATCACCTATCACCTATCCCCTATCACCTATCACCTGTCCCCTATTCACTATCCCCTATCACCTATCCCCTATTCACTATCACCTATCACCTATCACCTGTCCCCTATTCACTATCCCCTATCACCTATCACCTATCCCCTATCACCTATCACCTATCACCTATCCCCTATTCACTATCCCCTATCACCTATCCCCTATCACCTATCACCTGTCCCCTATCACCTATCCCCTATCACCTGTCCCCTATCACCTATCCCCTATCACCTATCCCCTATTCACTATCCCCTATCACCTATCCCCTATTCACTATCCCCTATCACCTATCCCCTTCACCTATCACCTGTCCCCTATTCACTATCACCTATCACCTATCACCTATTCACTATCACCTATCACCTATCCCCTATTCACTATCCCCTATCACCTATCACCTATCCCCTATCACCTATCACCTATCCCCTATTCATTATCCCCTATCACCTATCCCCTATCACCTATCACCTATCCCCTATCCCCTATCGCCTATCACCTATCCCCTATTCACTATCCCCTATTCACTATCCCCTATCCCCTATTCACTATTCACTATCCCCTATTCACTATCACCTATCACCTATCCCCTATTCACTATCCCCTATTCACTATTCACTATCCCCTATCACCTGTCCCCTCTCACCTATCCCCTATCACCTATCCCCTATCCCCTATTCACTATCCCCCATTCACTATCCCCTGTCGCCTATCCCCTATTCCCCATCCCCTATCCCCCATTCACTATCCCCTATCGCCGATCCACTATCCCCTATCACCTATGACCTATCACCTATCCCCTATCACCTATCCCCTATACACTATCCCCTATCCCCCATTCACTATCCCCTGTCGCCTATCCCCTATTCACTATCCCCTATTCCCCATTCACTATCCCCTATCACCTATCACCTATCCCCTGTCACCTATCCCCTATACACTATCCCCTATTCCCCATTCACTATCCCCTGTCGCCTATCCCCTATTCCCCATCCCCTATTCCCCATTCACTATCCCCTATCACCTATCACCTATCCCCTGTCACCTATCCCCTATCACCTATCCCCTATACACTATCCCCTATTCCCCATTCACTATCCCCTGTCGCCTATCCCCTATTCCCCATCCCCTATTCCCCATTCACTATCCCCTATCCCCTATTCACTATCCCCTATCCCCTATTCCCCATCCCCTATCACCTATCCCCTATTCACTATCCCCTATCCCCTATCACCTATCCCCTATCCCCTATCCCCTATCACCTATCCCCTATTCACTATCCCCATTCACTATAAGCTATTCCATACACTGAAGAATCAGGAACACTAATACAGAGTTTAAAGGTCCACATTGTGATGAGTAGAACATTCTAGAATAgaccaacccacacacacacacacacacttctttcactgtgttgtaaatcactcacacactccctgtTCCCTTCAGTGgataaacattacatttaggAAACGTAATGTTTAGTAGTGGATTTAGTTCTCTATTCACATAATTACCTCCACTGTGGGTGcttcccaaaccacacaccctatacACTATGTAGGgcatataaacaccatcatgGGTCCACTGTGGGTGTGCTCAGAGGTGTTCTCTCTGTCCTCCAGGGTTCTAGAATGCAGAGCTCCACACTGTTAGAATTTGACAGCAGTTATAACATTCTAGAACTGCTGAGGTTCTGGCTGTGTTCTAAACCTCCCCCTCATcgcctacaccctacaccctgcgCTGAGGAGCTGAGGAGTGTTGAGGCTTTGCAGGTGACCGGTGCTGCACTTTGGACTGTTTTTCTTTCACATGGTGTAAATTATTAACTTTACACTCCACCTTTGTGCTCAAACACAGAGAACACATACAGACTTATATTCCACTCCGTCTGCTGCATGGGCCTCGTCTGTTTGTCTTtcatcagacacacacatacacagtctggagactttgtgtgtgtgtgtgtgtgtgtgtgtgtgtgtgtgtgtgtgtgtgtgtgtgtgtgtgtgtttagtgcaGGTTATGTCTCTGTTCCATTTTATGTGACTCAATTGGTTTCTCGTTGGCTGGTggcaaataacacacacaccttcattcTTTCCCCTAGCCTTACAGACCATTGAAATTCCAGCAACGTGTTCTCGTCTTAAGAGTGCCGTTGTCTTGGAAAcgaaatgactgtgtgtgtgtgtgtgtgtgtgtgtgtcacaaaGAGCAGGTGGAGTTGGATTGTAGGTGAAAGAGGATAAACTTGCTAATGGAgacttcatatttatttattcacacacacacacacacacacacacacacacacacccctttgtGTCCCCTTTCATTCTGCTTTTCTTCCTGTGAAAGGAGGATTACTGTACCTTAAGATCATCATGACCTCTTACAGCTCTGCTGCTCACAGATAAGACAGATCACAGCGCTGAAACACTTAAAGCTACAGtgacacctgaaacacacacacacacacacacacacacacacacacacacacacacacacacacacacactatatgtcGCTGAGAGgtaatggaaatgtaaagaTTAGCACGGTGtactgtgtgcagtgtgtggagGTGTTCAGTGTCTCTAACAGACCTTGTGACTTTGATGTCTATAAACATAAGGACAAAGTCTTTATAAGGACAAAGTCACAGGTAGGGGGTGTGGCCTATAGCCTGGAGGTGGAGTTTGTACATTGGAAGCAAtgtgaaataatttaaaattaaagACACAGTTAAGGTAAATTGGGACACATTTCTCTAACGTGTCGTATTTGTGAGCAAAACACAAGCTCAGTGTGATATGGAGAGTGGGCGGGGCTGAaacatgacatcacatgatcatttaatttgatttcaCCACACCCATTTTTTCACATCACTCAAAATCTTCATTGCATTTTGAAGGAAAATAAGAATTTTATCTTTAATCATCACTTCACTAATCAGAGGGAAGATAATTAGTctttaatgatatttattataaatgtattcttCACTGGAGAAATCAGTGTGTTCTACAGTTAAACACTGTTCCCTTACACTGCAGCTTCTCAGGCCTGAGCGAGGACCAATCAAAATAGCTGACTCCTCCCACTCGCACTGATTGACAGTTCACCTGATCATGAAACAAAAACgacaagaaaataaatcatatgttcctttacagtatgtaatatttattatgtagaatatatttatataatcattCGTGTAATTATTCAATCATACTGTAGTAacatgaatatatttataattccataaatgtaaaaataactaTACCATAAATCTATATTATACTTATAACtatattctctccctctctctctctctctccctctctctctccctctctctctctctctctctctctgtctctctctccctctctctctccctctctctctctccctctctctctctctctctctctctctctctctctatctctctctctctctcccactctctctctctccctctctccctctctctctcccactctctctctctccctctctctctctctctccctctctctctctctgtctctctctctctgtctctctctctctccctctctctctctctctctatctctctctctctcccactctctatctctctctctctctcccactctctctctctccctctctctctctctccctctctctctctctgtctctctctctctgtctctctctctctccctctctctctctctctctctatctctctctctctcccactctctctccctctctctctctccctctctctctccctctctctctctctctctctctctctctctccctctctctctctctctctccctctctctctctctctctccctctaagAGAGATATGATAACGGGATTACACAGAGAGTCAGTTTTTCAAAAAGGAATTATGTTTAGAAATCTATCCTTTTCAGCATCTCACTCCttcttgagagagagacagagatagagagagagaagggggagagagacacagagagagagatagacagagagacagggagagaaacagggagagagtgatagagagacacacaaagagagagagacagacagggatagagagacagacagggatagagagacacacaaagagagagagacaggcagggatagagagacagacatgactagagagacagacaggactagagagacagacagggatagagagacagacagggatagagagacacacaaagagagagagacaggcagggatagagagacagacaggactagagagacagacaggactagagagacagacaggaatagagagacagacagggatagagagacagacagggatagagagacagacaggtaaaatGGTGACAGTTGAATTATTCATGAGCTTTATGAGGGAATCtgtacattttaatttcacactgaataaagaataaagacaaCACTTGGTTCTGGTGAAACGGGTTCTAGTTTTAAATCTGGTTCTGCTTCTAGTCTTTTGTCTGAATTTGAAGTTTGTTCTAGTTCAGGTTCTCCTGTTGTTTTTCAGTGTTAGTCTTATTCTAGAGCTACATCTAGTTTTGGTTCTAACTAAACCACGGGGATTATTCACATTCTTATTCTGTTTACGTTTCTAGAGCTGAATCTGGTTCTAGATCTATTTCTGTGTCTGGTTCTGGCCCTAGTTTTGATTCTGGTTTGGATCGAGTTCTGGTTCTAGCTGTAGCTGTAGGTTCTAAatctttttgcattttttcctcatttttttcTGGATACGGTTCTAGCTCATTTCCAGGTTTAACGTATTTGTGGTtctgattatgtttttaaatcttctggttctggttctggttctAGCGGTATTTCTGGTTCTGAGTATTGATTTGGCTGTAATATTAGATCGCG
The window above is part of the Ictalurus punctatus breed USDA103 chromosome 8, Coco_2.0, whole genome shotgun sequence genome. Proteins encoded here:
- the pcdh1b gene encoding protocadherin-1 isoform X1; its protein translation is MSRSVMDSVMSSWAPLFLVLLFFFLSPSLSSIMYHLREEQPPNTLVGSLASDQGLPDSGHLYKLEVGAPYLRVDGKTGDIFTTEVPIDRETLKDCRNLFEGDPCFLEFEVSITDLMKGSGPRLIEGRIEIQDENDNTPQFSSPILSISIPENTLVGALFSIPVATDKDTGSNGIADYSLTTGPDAASLFSLQVAENADEKVPQLIVMGTLDREQRDSYDLNIKVVDGGNPPRYSSALLRITITDTNDNVPKFERTHYEGELAENSPTGHSVLQVKANDADVGDNGAVTYIIYQPPSTVQRLLSIDRNTGIIFVKGPVDREDVSLLKFYVQAKDNGPQSKSSKVLVTITVKDRNDNPPLIRIRGFALVAHEDGIANISEDMPVGTPVALVEVTDRDEGENAVVTCVVAGDVPFQLRSASDTGSRRKYFLQTTTPLDYERVKEYRIEIVAVDSGNPALSSTNSLKVQVTDVNDNAPVFSPSMYEVDFPEENQPGDKVLDVVATDADSGTNAELTYSIILDSAIKGLFEINRNTGEVRVMDQLDREYRERYEFQVEASDKGVPSMRGTATVVVNVLDRNDNDPKFMLGGYSFSVLENLPALSPVGMVTVMDVDKGENAQVHLSVEPDNGKFVIQNGTWTILSRISFDREKESTYTFRLKAVDGGDPPRSSYVGITINVLDENDNAPYITKPSNSSYKFLPPLTSPDTRVEKVEAEDIDTGLNAELEYTIMGGNPHGLFRISPTDGEITLVKEFTRKHNGLHRLVVTVSDKGKPAKHTTALVHIFVNETIGNITLLESLVGHSLYTPLDRDIAGDPEYSVQQSNIMYGSLAGIAGVILVIVVVVVIRHRLQKEAKSGYQAGKKESKDLYTPKQGTKSSKSKKSKKGKAPKPAKSLEEDGEASLQKGLKFNLMSDNDSPRIHLPLNYPPGSPDLGRHYRSNSPLPSIQLQPQSPSASKKHQAVQDLPAANTFVGTGDSNSTGSDQYSDYSYKTNPQKYSTKQLPHRRVTFSTANQAQDLQDSSQHSYYDSGLDESETPSSKSSSGPRIGPLALPEDHYERTTPDGSIGEIEHPENDLRSLPDVAMTGNCTRECSEFGHSDSCWMPSPNRNNKISKSASKLSTFVPYQEREPQEPLMANGSPKPMGEELGGGATNKMPNIRFMAPYTSAYSAGGEGAKECTMEEIPLSQTAATTPSSQGSKREIYL
- the pcdh1b gene encoding protocadherin-1 isoform X2 codes for the protein MSRSVMDSVMSSWAPLFLVLLFFFLSPSLSSIMYHLREEQPPNTLVGSLASDQGLPDSGHLYKLEVGAPYLRVDGKTGDIFTTEVPIDRETLKDCRNLFEGDPCFLEFEVSITDLMKGSGPRLIEGRIEIQDENDNTPQFSSPILSISIPENTLVGALFSIPVATDKDTGSNGIADYSLTTGPDAASLFSLQVAENADEKVPQLIVMGTLDREQRDSYDLNIKVVDGGNPPRYSSALLRITITDTNDNVPKFERTHYEGELAENSPTGHSVLQVKANDADVGDNGAVTYIIYQPPSTVQRLLSIDRNTGIIFVKGPVDREDVSLLKFYVQAKDNGPQSKSSKVLVTITVKDRNDNPPLIRIRGFALVAHEDGIANISEDMPVGTPVALVEVTDRDEGENAVVTCVVAGDVPFQLRSASDTGSRRKYFLQTTTPLDYERVKEYRIEIVAVDSGNPALSSTNSLKVQVTDVNDNAPVFSPSMYEVDFPEENQPGDKVLDVVATDADSGTNAELTYSIILDSAIKGLFEINRNTGEVRVMDQLDREYRERYEFQVEASDKGVPSMRGTATVVVNVLDRNDNDPKFMLGGYSFSVLENLPALSPVGMVTVMDVDKGENAQVHLSVEPDNGKFVIQNGTWTILSRISFDREKESTYTFRLKAVDGGDPPRSSYVGITINVLDENDNAPYITKPSNSSYKFLPPLTSPDTRVEKVEAEDIDTGLNAELEYTIMGGNPHGLFRISPTDGEITLVKEFTRKHNGLHRLVVTVSDKGKPAKHTTALVHIFVNETIGNITLLESLVGHSLYTPLDRDIAGDPEYSVQQSNIMYGSLAGIAGVILVIVVVVVIRHRLQKEAKSGYQAGKKESKDLYTPKQGTKSSKSKKSKKGKAPKPAKSLEEDGEASLQKGLKFNLMSDNDSPRIHLPLNYPPGSPDLGRHYRSNSPLPSIQLQPQSPSASKKHQAVQDLPAANTFVGTGDSNSTGSDQYSDYSYKTNPQKYSTKQLPHRRVTFSTANQAQDLQDSSQHSYYDSGLDESETPSSKSSSGPRIGPLALPEDHYERTTPDGSIGEIEHPENGGVSNRGREKGAGQKRLH